The proteins below come from a single Caulobacter flavus genomic window:
- a CDS encoding c-type cytochrome, producing MRTLTVVASATLCLSMSLSLAACSKGGETSGQDAAAPPPAPPPTPAEKAAALAALPAPYNTGDLLNGQSKFALCRSCHTITPGGPNMTGPNLYGVFGRKAGTHPKYSYSDAMKNAGFTWDAQHLDHWLDNPRTFLPGTKMTFAGLSNPKDRIDLIAYLKVETGYKPEPSPAPAPSAQ from the coding sequence ATGCGTACCCTCACTGTCGTCGCCTCCGCGACGCTCTGCCTTTCCATGAGCCTGTCTCTGGCCGCCTGCTCCAAGGGCGGCGAAACCTCCGGCCAGGACGCCGCCGCGCCGCCGCCCGCGCCGCCTCCGACCCCCGCCGAGAAGGCCGCGGCCCTGGCCGCCCTCCCCGCCCCGTACAACACCGGCGACCTGCTGAACGGCCAGAGCAAGTTCGCCCTCTGCCGCTCGTGCCACACGATCACGCCCGGCGGCCCCAACATGACCGGCCCCAACCTCTACGGCGTGTTCGGCCGCAAGGCGGGGACCCATCCCAAGTACAGCTACTCGGACGCCATGAAGAACGCCGGCTTCACCTGGGACGCCCAGCACCTTGACCACTGGCTCGACAACCCGCGCACCTTCCTGCCGGGCACCAAGATGACCTTCGCGGGCCTGTCCAATCCAAAGGACCGGATCGACCTGATCGCCTATCTGAAGGTCGAGACGGGCTACAAGCCCGAGCCCTCGCCAGCCCCCGCCCCATCGGCCCAATGA
- a CDS encoding GcrA family cell cycle regulator, whose amino-acid sequence MDWNEERTATLRKLWLEGLSASQVARQLGGVSRSAVIGKIHRLGITVRETPVRQRAVTVRVSRQAPRARANTPAQARPAARVQASVMEELTPTAGILDLSMHSCRWPIGNPDAGDFGFCGRETTSKRASYCPDHTQGAFRRFQSSADIDAWTRQSLPQERRVL is encoded by the coding sequence ATGGACTGGAACGAGGAACGTACCGCCACGCTCAGGAAGCTGTGGCTCGAAGGGTTGAGCGCCAGCCAGGTGGCGCGGCAGCTGGGCGGCGTCAGCCGCAGCGCCGTCATCGGCAAGATCCACCGCCTGGGCATCACCGTCCGCGAGACGCCGGTGCGCCAGCGCGCCGTCACCGTCCGGGTGTCGCGCCAGGCTCCCCGGGCCCGCGCCAACACCCCCGCCCAGGCCCGTCCGGCCGCCCGCGTTCAGGCTTCGGTGATGGAAGAGCTGACCCCCACGGCCGGCATCCTCGACCTGTCGATGCACTCGTGCCGCTGGCCGATCGGCAATCCGGACGCCGGCGATTTCGGCTTCTGCGGCCGCGAGACCACCAGCAAGCGCGCCTCCTACTGCCCCGACCACACCCAGGGCGCCTTCCGCCGCTTCCAGAGCTCGGCCGACATCGACGCCTGGACCCGCCAGAGCCTGCCCCAGGAACGCCGCGTCCTCTGA
- a CDS encoding alpha/beta hydrolase — MSFVSPPDSASDPPILIVPGLYNSGPDHWQSHWERALPNAERVDQVDWERPALGDWTISLAEAVRGRPGAILVAHSLGCALVCHLAQVTGGRGVRGALLVAPADVNREGPAGRLLIGFSPIPRPRLPFPSLVVASRDDPYVAIDRAEAFARGWGSRFVDLGRAGHINVDSGHGAWPRGRLLLNELIRATAPAGA, encoded by the coding sequence ATGTCTTTCGTCTCGCCGCCCGATTCCGCCAGCGATCCCCCGATCCTGATCGTGCCGGGCCTCTACAATTCCGGCCCCGACCACTGGCAGAGCCACTGGGAGCGCGCCCTGCCCAACGCCGAGCGCGTCGACCAGGTCGACTGGGAGCGGCCAGCCCTCGGCGACTGGACCATCAGCCTGGCCGAGGCCGTGCGCGGGCGGCCCGGCGCGATCCTGGTGGCCCACAGTCTGGGCTGCGCCCTGGTCTGCCACCTCGCCCAGGTCACCGGCGGCCGCGGCGTGCGCGGCGCCCTCTTGGTGGCGCCCGCCGACGTCAACCGCGAGGGCCCGGCGGGCCGGCTGCTGATCGGGTTCTCGCCCATTCCCCGGCCGCGCCTGCCCTTCCCGTCCCTGGTGGTGGCCAGCCGCGACGATCCCTACGTGGCCATCGACCGGGCCGAGGCCTTCGCCCGGGGCTGGGGCTCGCGCTTCGTCGACCTGGGCCGGGCCGGCCACATCAACGTCGACTCCGGCCACGGCGCCTGGCCGCGCGGCCGTCTGCTGCTGAACGAGCTGATCCGCGCCACGGCGCCGGCCGGCGCCTGA
- the egtB gene encoding ergothioneine biosynthesis protein EgtB has translation MSPDDTLVLTSVAEAADTPLGRYRAVRERTEALAAPLSPEDQAAQSMPDASPTKWHRGHTTWFFETFLLTPYVSGYKPYDPAFGYVFNSYYEALGPRQPRPQRGLLTRPSCVEVGAYRRHVDAAMARLLSGALSPEILERLDLGLAHEEQHQELLLMDIQHLFAQSPLYPAYRERPDPPRPPAPALGFVGFEGGLATIGAEERAFAFDNERPRHRVFLEPFRLADRLTTNGEWLGFMEDGGYERPEFWLSDGWAAVQEQGWRAPLYWRQDEDGAWSVFGLAGGRPLDPAAPVTHVSYYEAAAFATWAGARLPTEAEWEVAARSDRGLRQMSGEAWQWTASAYAAYPGFRPGAGALGEYNGKFMVNQMVLRGGAAGTPPGHARASYRNFFHPAQRWMFSGLRLARDGAGGREKAMDAGFRDDVLTGLGADPKTLPSKYFYDAEGSRLFEEITVLPEYYPTRTETALLRRIAPEIAARIPDGAAMIEFGSGASTKTRIVLDATPQLAVYAPMDISASALDAAAAAIRADYPKLTVAPALGDFTHPLGLPPAARGRPTVGFFPGSTIGNFPTDEAIAFLTAARELLGPGALFVVGADIAKGEDVLIPAYDDAAGVTAAFNKNLLVRINRELEGTFDLDAFAHKAVWNAAESRIEMHLVSLRDQTVQVAGKPIAFAAGETIHTENSCKYDPDAFAAMSEKAGWRVEARWISEAPAFGVFALRS, from the coding sequence ATGAGTCCCGACGACACCCTGGTGCTGACCTCCGTCGCCGAAGCCGCCGACACTCCCCTGGGCCGCTACCGCGCCGTGCGCGAGCGCACCGAGGCCCTGGCCGCGCCGCTGTCGCCCGAGGACCAGGCGGCCCAGTCGATGCCCGACGCCAGCCCGACCAAATGGCACCGGGGCCATACGACCTGGTTCTTCGAGACCTTCCTGCTGACGCCCTACGTCTCGGGTTACAAGCCCTACGACCCGGCGTTCGGCTATGTCTTCAACTCGTACTACGAGGCCCTCGGACCGCGTCAGCCGCGGCCGCAGCGGGGGCTGCTGACCCGGCCGTCCTGCGTCGAGGTCGGCGCCTATCGTCGCCACGTCGACGCGGCGATGGCCCGGCTGCTGTCGGGCGCGCTGTCGCCCGAGATCCTCGAGCGGCTGGACCTGGGCCTCGCCCACGAGGAGCAGCATCAGGAACTGCTGCTGATGGACATCCAGCACCTGTTCGCCCAGTCGCCGCTCTATCCGGCCTATCGCGAGCGTCCCGATCCGCCCCGGCCGCCGGCGCCCGCGCTGGGCTTCGTCGGCTTCGAAGGCGGCCTGGCGACGATCGGAGCCGAGGAGCGGGCCTTCGCCTTCGACAACGAACGGCCGCGCCACCGGGTGTTCCTGGAACCCTTCCGCCTGGCCGACCGCCTGACCACCAACGGCGAATGGCTGGGCTTCATGGAGGACGGCGGCTACGAGCGGCCGGAATTCTGGCTGTCGGACGGCTGGGCCGCGGTGCAGGAGCAGGGCTGGCGCGCGCCGCTCTACTGGCGGCAGGACGAGGACGGCGCCTGGAGCGTGTTCGGACTGGCCGGCGGCCGCCCGCTGGATCCCGCCGCGCCGGTGACTCACGTCAGCTACTACGAAGCGGCCGCCTTCGCGACCTGGGCGGGCGCGCGCCTGCCCACCGAGGCCGAATGGGAGGTCGCCGCGCGCTCCGACAGGGGGCTGCGGCAGATGTCGGGCGAGGCCTGGCAGTGGACCGCCAGCGCCTATGCGGCCTATCCGGGCTTCCGGCCGGGAGCGGGAGCGCTGGGCGAGTACAACGGCAAGTTCATGGTCAACCAGATGGTCCTGCGCGGCGGGGCGGCGGGCACGCCGCCGGGCCATGCGCGGGCCAGCTACCGCAACTTCTTCCACCCCGCCCAACGCTGGATGTTCTCGGGGCTGCGTCTGGCGCGCGACGGGGCGGGCGGACGCGAGAAAGCCATGGACGCAGGATTCCGCGACGACGTGCTGACGGGCCTGGGCGCCGACCCCAAGACCTTGCCCAGCAAGTACTTCTACGACGCCGAGGGCTCGCGCCTGTTCGAGGAGATCACGGTGCTGCCGGAGTACTATCCGACCCGCACCGAGACGGCGCTGCTGCGCCGCATCGCGCCCGAGATCGCCGCCCGCATTCCGGACGGCGCGGCGATGATCGAGTTCGGCAGCGGGGCCAGCACCAAGACCCGCATCGTGCTGGACGCGACGCCGCAGCTGGCGGTCTACGCCCCCATGGACATCAGCGCCTCGGCCCTGGACGCGGCCGCCGCGGCGATCCGTGCGGACTATCCCAAGCTGACCGTGGCGCCGGCCCTGGGCGACTTCACCCATCCGCTGGGCCTGCCCCCGGCGGCGCGGGGGCGGCCGACGGTCGGCTTCTTCCCTGGCTCGACGATCGGCAACTTCCCGACGGACGAGGCGATCGCCTTCCTGACGGCGGCGCGCGAACTCCTGGGACCTGGCGCGCTGTTCGTGGTCGGGGCCGACATCGCCAAGGGCGAGGACGTGCTGATCCCGGCCTATGACGACGCGGCGGGCGTGACGGCGGCGTTCAACAAAAACCTGCTCGTTCGGATCAATCGGGAGCTGGAGGGAACGTTCGACCTCGACGCCTTCGCGCACAAGGCGGTGTGGAACGCCGCCGAGAGCCGGATCGAGATGCACCTGGTCAGCCTGCGCGACCAGACGGTGCAGGTCGCCGGCAAACCGATCGCCTTCGCCGCCGGCGAGACGATCCACACCGAGAATTCCTGCAAGTACGACCCCGACGCCTTCGCCGCGATGTCGGAGAAGGCCGGGTGGCGCGTCGAGGCGCGCTGGATCAGCGAAGCGCCGGCGTTCGGCGTCTTCGCGCTTCGCTCCTGA
- a CDS encoding KGG domain-containing protein — MDLDSERPRGRRGFAAMDPERRREIARKGGASVPSEKRSFAKDRDLAANAGRKGGSSSRGGGRLGARDL; from the coding sequence ATGGACCTCGACAGCGAACGGCCCCGCGGCCGCCGAGGCTTCGCCGCCATGGATCCGGAACGTCGCCGCGAGATAGCTCGCAAGGGCGGCGCTAGCGTCCCCAGCGAGAAGCGCAGCTTCGCCAAGGACCGCGACCTGGCAGCCAACGCCGGCCGCAAGGGCGGCTCCTCGTCACGCGGCGGCGGCCGCCTCGGCGCTCGCGACCTCTAG
- a CDS encoding DUF1345 domain-containing protein: protein MIGWDVGAAIYALLLWRLFLTTDEAALRAKAAAEDEGRSLILLIVLSAIAASLAAVVAAMIGARSQAGFVKDLTAACAGVTLVLSWIVLHSVFVLHYAHRHFGAGAGKGGFGFPGEPARTYKDFVYLAFSIGATFQVSDNDVRTGALRNLVTAHAVTAYFYNTAILALGINIIAGVVAG from the coding sequence TTGATCGGCTGGGACGTCGGGGCCGCGATCTACGCCCTTTTGCTGTGGCGCCTGTTCCTCACCACCGACGAGGCGGCGCTGCGGGCGAAGGCCGCCGCCGAGGACGAGGGCCGGTCTCTGATCCTGCTGATCGTGCTTTCGGCCATCGCCGCCAGCCTGGCCGCGGTGGTGGCGGCGATGATCGGCGCGCGTTCTCAGGCGGGCTTCGTCAAGGACCTGACGGCGGCCTGCGCGGGCGTGACCCTGGTGCTGTCGTGGATCGTACTGCACTCGGTGTTCGTGCTGCACTACGCCCATCGTCATTTCGGCGCGGGGGCGGGGAAGGGCGGGTTCGGCTTTCCCGGCGAGCCGGCCCGCACCTACAAGGACTTCGTCTATCTGGCCTTCAGCATCGGGGCGACCTTCCAGGTCTCCGACAACGACGTGCGCACCGGGGCGCTGCGCAACCTGGTCACCGCCCACGCGGTGACGGCCTACTTCTACAACACCGCCATCCTGGCCCTGGGCATCAACATCATCGCCGGGGTGGTGGCGGGTTAG
- a CDS encoding ATP-binding protein, whose translation MKFAVPGRGGAPLFAQALGLALVTLVATILICVAVVFNVPPPPPELYKLSEISRALKTGQTVHPRDGRPLIVRHRASIKPDGEDSQRRAEFKAAIGRELNVPVDRISIRTENGPRFFVRTARQKGPPPPPPGPNGPRPGPGGPEGPAGPGGPPPPGAAGPLPPRAQILADRIAAVMRDEPFLFGDFELGIRQADGRWLVVGPKFTVLRDTWQVRILLILALSVVAVSPLAWLFARRLAGPITAFAAAAERLGRDPRAPPLSLSGSAEVAAAANAFNEMQERLRRYVEDRTAMIGAVAHDLRTPLTRLRFRIETTPEDVRSKLESDIDQMEAMISATLAFVRDTSRPAERTKLELASLLESVMDEAAETGGDATAEESEKIVIEGDPIALKRLVTNLVENALKYGGAARGRVYRQAGSAILEIDDDGPGVPSAELDRVFEPFFRGEPSRNRETGGIGLGLAVVRSLARAHGGDVALLNRPEGGLRARVTLPA comes from the coding sequence ATGAAGTTCGCAGTCCCGGGGCGCGGCGGCGCGCCCCTGTTCGCCCAGGCCCTGGGACTGGCGCTCGTCACACTGGTCGCAACGATCCTGATCTGCGTGGCGGTCGTGTTCAACGTGCCGCCGCCCCCGCCCGAGCTCTACAAGCTCAGCGAGATCAGCCGGGCGCTGAAGACCGGCCAGACCGTGCATCCGCGCGACGGCCGGCCGCTGATCGTCCGCCATCGCGCCAGCATCAAGCCCGACGGCGAGGACTCCCAGCGCCGCGCCGAGTTCAAGGCCGCCATCGGCCGCGAGCTGAACGTGCCGGTCGACCGCATCTCGATCCGCACCGAGAACGGCCCGCGCTTCTTCGTCCGCACCGCGCGCCAGAAGGGTCCGCCGCCGCCTCCGCCCGGCCCCAACGGCCCTCGCCCCGGTCCCGGCGGCCCGGAGGGTCCCGCCGGCCCCGGCGGTCCGCCGCCGCCCGGCGCGGCGGGCCCGTTGCCGCCGCGCGCCCAGATCCTGGCCGACCGCATCGCCGCGGTGATGCGCGACGAGCCCTTCCTGTTCGGCGACTTCGAGCTGGGCATCCGCCAGGCCGACGGCCGCTGGCTGGTGGTCGGGCCGAAGTTCACCGTCCTGCGCGACACCTGGCAGGTGCGGATCCTGCTGATCCTGGCCCTGTCGGTCGTCGCGGTGTCGCCGCTGGCCTGGCTGTTCGCTCGTCGCCTGGCAGGTCCGATCACCGCCTTCGCCGCCGCCGCCGAGCGCCTGGGCCGCGACCCGCGCGCGCCGCCGCTCAGCCTGTCGGGTTCGGCCGAGGTCGCCGCCGCCGCCAACGCCTTCAACGAGATGCAGGAGCGCCTGCGCCGGTACGTCGAGGACCGCACCGCCATGATCGGCGCGGTGGCCCACGACCTGCGCACGCCGCTGACCAGGCTGCGCTTCCGCATCGAAACCACGCCCGAAGACGTCAGGAGCAAGCTCGAGAGCGACATCGACCAGATGGAGGCGATGATCTCGGCCACCCTGGCCTTCGTGCGCGACACCAGCCGTCCGGCCGAGCGCACCAAGCTGGAACTGGCCTCGCTGCTGGAGAGCGTGATGGACGAGGCGGCCGAGACCGGCGGCGACGCCACGGCCGAGGAAAGCGAGAAGATCGTCATCGAGGGCGACCCCATCGCCCTCAAGCGCCTGGTCACCAACCTGGTCGAGAACGCCCTCAAGTACGGCGGCGCCGCGCGCGGCCGGGTCTATCGCCAGGCCGGAAGCGCGATCCTCGAGATCGACGACGACGGCCCGGGCGTGCCCTCGGCCGAACTCGACCGCGTGTTCGAGCCGTTCTTCCGGGGCGAGCCCTCGCGCAACCGCGAAACGGGCGGCATCGGGCTGGGCCTGGCCGTGGTCCGCTCGCTGGCCCGCGCCCACGGCGGCGACGTGGCCCTGCTCAATCGCCCGGAAGGCGGCCTGCGCGCCCGGGTGACCCTGCCGGCCTGA
- a CDS encoding response regulator: METSPTTASSAAVADTAKGAGARILIVDDDPGIRDVVSDFLVRHGYVVDTAQDARTMEQALAKGPVDLVVLDVMLPGEDGLAICRRLAAQDGPAIIMLSAMGEETDRIVGLELGADDYLPKPCNPRELLARVRAVLRRRTEPRSSDDTMGAACEFAGWRLDLVRRELRSPQSVVVNLSSGEFSLLRAFVERPQRVLTRDQLLDLARGRDSDAYDRAIDVQISRLRRKLDDGGGGELIRTIRSEGYMFTPKVTRTP, encoded by the coding sequence ATGGAGACCTCCCCGACCACCGCCTCGTCCGCCGCCGTCGCGGACACCGCCAAGGGCGCCGGCGCCCGCATCCTGATCGTCGACGACGATCCGGGCATTCGCGACGTCGTGTCCGATTTCCTCGTCCGCCACGGCTATGTCGTCGACACGGCCCAGGACGCGCGCACCATGGAGCAGGCCCTGGCCAAGGGCCCGGTCGACCTGGTGGTGCTCGACGTGATGCTGCCGGGCGAAGACGGCCTGGCCATCTGCCGTCGCCTGGCGGCCCAGGACGGCCCGGCGATCATCATGCTTTCCGCCATGGGCGAGGAGACCGACCGCATCGTCGGCCTCGAACTCGGCGCCGACGACTACCTGCCCAAGCCGTGCAATCCGCGCGAGCTGCTGGCCCGCGTGCGCGCCGTCCTGCGCCGCCGCACCGAGCCGCGCTCGAGCGACGACACCATGGGCGCGGCCTGCGAGTTCGCCGGCTGGCGCCTCGACCTCGTCCGCCGCGAGCTGCGCTCGCCGCAGTCGGTGGTGGTCAACCTCTCCAGCGGCGAGTTCTCGCTGCTGCGCGCCTTCGTCGAGCGCCCGCAGCGCGTGCTGACCCGCGACCAGTTGCTCGACCTGGCCCGCGGCCGCGACAGCGACGCCTACGACCGCGCCATCGACGTCCAGATCAGCCGCCTGCGCCGCAAGCTCGACGACGGCGGCGGCGGCGAGCTGATCCGCACGATCCGCAGCGAGGGCTACATGTTCACGCCCAAGGTCACCCGCACGCCATGA
- a CDS encoding EF-hand domain-containing protein: MHRLVSAVLGLSLIAAAAAHAQPGPGGPGGPRMDADGDGVITAAEYEASALQRFERLDANKDGVVDAAEIEAIKQRMAQREGQGGPGGGFGGRMLAMLAAQDADKDGRITRDEALAASRAQFSAADKDGDGKLAGDEFRMGPPPQR; encoded by the coding sequence ATGCACCGACTCGTTTCAGCCGTCCTCGGATTGTCCCTGATCGCCGCCGCCGCGGCCCACGCCCAGCCCGGCCCGGGAGGCCCCGGCGGCCCCCGCATGGACGCCGACGGCGACGGCGTCATCACCGCGGCCGAGTACGAGGCCTCGGCCCTGCAGCGCTTCGAGCGTCTGGACGCCAATAAGGACGGCGTCGTCGACGCCGCCGAGATCGAGGCGATCAAGCAGCGCATGGCCCAGCGCGAAGGGCAGGGCGGTCCCGGCGGCGGGTTCGGCGGGCGGATGCTGGCGATGCTGGCCGCCCAGGACGCCGACAAGGACGGCAGGATCACCCGGGATGAGGCCCTGGCCGCCAGCCGCGCCCAGTTCTCGGCGGCCGACAAGGACGGCGACGGCAAGCTGGCCGGCGACGAGTTCCGCATGGGGCCGCCGCCGCAGCGCTGA
- a CDS encoding MBL fold metallo-hydrolase — translation MTTQSPISAVIAPVTPLQQNCTIVWCSKTRKAAIIDPGGEVDRLLRALKDQGLTLEKIWITHGHMDHAGGAAELKAKTGVPIEGPHKDDQFWIDRIQESGEMYGMPEARIFVPDRWLEDGDVVTLGETQFEVLHCPGHTPGHVVFFHRETKFAQVGDVLFQGSIGRTDFPRGNHQDLIDAITGKLWPLGDDIRFVPGHGPMSSFGAERRSNPFVGDRAVAAMKGPGYTAPVNRSPG, via the coding sequence TTGACCACCCAGTCGCCCATCAGCGCCGTCATCGCCCCGGTCACGCCGCTGCAGCAGAACTGCACGATCGTCTGGTGCTCCAAGACCAGGAAGGCCGCGATCATCGATCCGGGCGGCGAGGTCGACCGCCTGCTGCGCGCCCTGAAGGACCAGGGGCTGACGCTCGAGAAGATCTGGATCACCCACGGCCACATGGACCATGCCGGCGGCGCGGCCGAGCTGAAGGCCAAGACCGGCGTCCCGATCGAGGGGCCGCACAAGGACGACCAGTTCTGGATCGACCGCATCCAGGAGAGCGGCGAGATGTACGGCATGCCCGAGGCCCGCATCTTCGTGCCGGACCGCTGGCTGGAAGACGGCGACGTCGTCACCCTGGGCGAGACGCAGTTCGAGGTGCTGCACTGCCCCGGCCACACGCCGGGCCACGTCGTGTTCTTCCACCGCGAGACCAAGTTCGCCCAGGTCGGCGACGTGCTGTTCCAGGGCTCGATCGGCCGCACGGACTTCCCGCGCGGCAACCACCAGGACCTCATCGACGCCATCACCGGCAAGCTGTGGCCGCTGGGCGACGACATCCGCTTCGTGCCGGGCCACGGCCCCATGTCGAGCTTCGGGGCCGAGCGCCGCAGCAACCCCTTCGTCGGCGACCGGGCGGTCGCGGCGATGAAGGGCCCCGGCTACACCGCTCCGGTGAACCGCTCGCCGGGGTAA
- a CDS encoding amino acid permease, whose product MWRVKSLDAILATAEKKSLHRSLGPIQLTLLGVGAIIGTGIFVLTAAAAQKAGPGMMWSFVIAGAVCAIAALCYSELASMVPVSGSAYTYSYAVMGEPLAWMVGWALILEYAVAASAVSAGWSGYFLGLIENALGFQWPALFKAGPAWSMNGFIPVADFSAGIVNVPAIIVALSVTALLVVGTTESARVNAVLVAIKVTALTAFIVLTIPVIKSGNFSPFAPNGWFGPEGTSGMGIVGAAASIFFAYVGFDAVSTAAEETKNPQRNVPIGLIGSLALCTIFYLLVAAGAIGAIGAQPVFGADGSAVQPGSAAFQAACSLADNSGRLVCSNEALAHVLREINWPVVGNALGLAANLALPSVILMMIYGQTRIFFVMARDGLLPEKLATIHPKFKTPYIVTIVTGIFVAIAAAFFPVGQLADISNSGTLFAFFMVAIAVMVLRVKDPNRPRPFKTPLVWVVAPLAMVGCAALYFNLPAEAMLVLPIWGAIGLVIYLAYGIRKSHLARGLVEVPELAADAPAGPVPPMPGAPAPGSPEERS is encoded by the coding sequence ATGTGGCGCGTTAAATCGCTTGATGCGATCCTTGCGACGGCTGAGAAAAAATCCCTTCATCGCTCGCTCGGACCGATCCAGCTGACGCTGCTGGGGGTAGGCGCGATCATCGGCACCGGGATCTTCGTCCTGACCGCCGCGGCCGCACAGAAGGCCGGCCCCGGCATGATGTGGAGCTTCGTGATCGCCGGCGCCGTCTGCGCCATCGCCGCGCTCTGTTACTCCGAACTGGCCTCGATGGTCCCCGTCTCGGGCTCGGCCTACACCTATTCCTACGCCGTGATGGGCGAGCCGCTGGCCTGGATGGTCGGCTGGGCCCTGATCCTCGAGTACGCCGTGGCCGCCAGCGCCGTGTCGGCCGGCTGGTCCGGCTACTTCCTCGGCCTGATCGAGAACGCCCTGGGCTTCCAGTGGCCAGCCCTGTTCAAGGCCGGTCCGGCCTGGTCGATGAACGGCTTCATCCCGGTCGCCGACTTCAGCGCCGGCATCGTCAACGTTCCGGCCATCATCGTGGCCCTGTCGGTCACCGCCCTGCTGGTCGTCGGCACCACCGAGAGCGCCCGCGTCAACGCCGTGCTCGTGGCCATCAAGGTCACCGCCCTGACGGCCTTCATCGTGCTGACCATCCCGGTCATCAAGAGCGGCAACTTCTCGCCCTTCGCCCCCAACGGCTGGTTCGGTCCTGAAGGCACCAGCGGCATGGGCATCGTCGGCGCCGCCGCCTCGATCTTCTTCGCCTATGTCGGCTTCGACGCCGTGTCGACCGCCGCCGAAGAGACCAAGAACCCGCAGCGCAACGTTCCGATCGGCCTGATCGGCAGCCTGGCGCTCTGCACCATCTTCTACCTGCTGGTCGCCGCCGGCGCGATCGGCGCCATCGGCGCACAGCCGGTGTTCGGCGCCGACGGCTCGGCCGTCCAGCCCGGTTCGGCCGCCTTCCAGGCCGCCTGCTCGCTGGCCGACAACAGCGGCCGCCTGGTCTGCTCGAACGAAGCCCTCGCCCACGTCCTGCGCGAGATCAACTGGCCGGTGGTCGGCAACGCCCTGGGCCTGGCCGCCAACCTGGCCCTGCCCTCGGTCATCCTGATGATGATCTACGGCCAGACCCGCATCTTCTTCGTCATGGCCCGCGACGGCCTGCTGCCGGAAAAGCTCGCCACCATCCACCCGAAGTTCAAGACGCCCTACATCGTGACCATCGTCACGGGCATCTTCGTCGCCATCGCCGCCGCCTTCTTCCCGGTCGGCCAGCTGGCCGACATCTCAAACTCGGGCACCCTGTTCGCCTTCTTCATGGTGGCGATCGCGGTGATGGTGCTGCGCGTGAAGGATCCGAACCGTCCGCGTCCGTTCAAGACCCCGCTGGTGTGGGTCGTCGCCCCGCTGGCCATGGTCGGCTGCGCGGCCCTCTACTTCAACCTGCCGGCCGAAGCCATGCTGGTGCTGCCGATCTGGGGCGCCATCGGCCTGGTGATCTACCTGGCCTACGGCATCCGCAAGAGCCACCTGGCCCGCGGCCTGGTCGAGGTTCCGGAACTGGCGGCCGACGCGCCGGCCGGCCCGGTGCCGCCGATGCCGGGCGCGCCGGCCCCGGGTTCGCCCGAGGAACGGTCTTGA